From a region of the Paenibacillus sp. FSL R10-2734 genome:
- the lonB gene encoding ATP-dependent protease LonB: MELSIVVMIVQLFFALVIGVYFWNLLRGQKTNKTAVERESRKELDKLRKMRMISLTKPLSEKTRPASIGDIVGQKDGLRALKAALCSANPQHVIIYGPPGVGKTAAARVVMEEAKRNVLSPFKSDAKFTEIDATTARFDERGIADPLIGSVHDPIYQGAGAMGVAGVPQPKPGAVTKAHGGILFLDEIGELHPIQMNKLLKVLEDRKVLLESAYYNSEDNNTPAYIHDIFQNGLPADFRLVGATTRSPDEISPALRSRCMEIYFRPLLPDEIAVIARDAIQKIGLKPSPDAVTVVQQYATNGREAVNMIQLAAGLALTEQRDALIAADVEWVAGSSQLPLRTERKIPSAPQIGLVNGLAVYGPGMGTLLEIEVSAAPAQNGQGRLNVTGVVDEEEIGGGSRTIRRKSMAKGSVENVLTVLRTMNLEPDRYDLHVNFPGGTPIDGPSAGVAMAVAIVSAIRGLPVDNTVAITGEIGIHGRVKPVGGVIAKVEAAFQAGATTVLIPKENWQSLFADLAPLRVIPMETVEEVFRHLFGADTADVRLPAVAGELFSAAPSLLKADAASESAKG; this comes from the coding sequence GATAAACTACGGAAAATGCGAATGATTTCACTGACCAAACCATTGTCGGAGAAAACTAGGCCGGCTTCTATCGGAGATATTGTCGGACAAAAAGACGGGCTGCGCGCCCTGAAGGCCGCACTATGCAGCGCTAATCCGCAGCATGTGATTATTTATGGTCCGCCAGGAGTAGGCAAAACTGCCGCAGCGCGTGTAGTCATGGAAGAGGCGAAGCGAAATGTGCTATCCCCTTTTAAAAGCGACGCAAAATTCACAGAGATCGATGCCACCACCGCTCGTTTCGATGAGCGCGGCATTGCCGACCCGTTAATCGGTTCGGTGCATGATCCTATCTATCAGGGCGCTGGAGCCATGGGCGTGGCAGGTGTGCCGCAGCCGAAGCCTGGAGCTGTGACGAAGGCGCATGGCGGGATTCTTTTTCTGGATGAGATAGGAGAGCTTCACCCCATTCAAATGAATAAGCTGCTTAAGGTGCTGGAGGATCGAAAGGTACTGTTAGAGAGCGCATATTATAATTCGGAGGACAATAATACTCCGGCTTATATTCATGATATTTTTCAAAATGGTTTGCCTGCTGATTTCCGGTTAGTTGGCGCTACTACACGCTCCCCGGATGAGATCTCTCCTGCGCTGCGTTCGCGCTGTATGGAGATTTATTTCCGTCCGCTTCTGCCAGATGAGATCGCCGTCATCGCGCGTGACGCGATACAGAAGATCGGACTGAAGCCAAGCCCGGATGCAGTCACTGTTGTGCAGCAATATGCAACAAATGGCCGGGAGGCAGTTAATATGATTCAGCTTGCTGCTGGATTAGCGCTAACCGAGCAGAGAGATGCGCTAATTGCTGCTGATGTGGAGTGGGTAGCAGGAAGTAGCCAGCTTCCGCTCCGTACAGAGCGCAAGATTCCTTCGGCACCGCAGATTGGATTAGTTAACGGACTTGCAGTGTATGGACCGGGAATGGGTACCTTGCTGGAGATCGAAGTATCCGCAGCGCCTGCGCAGAACGGTCAGGGTAGATTGAACGTAACCGGAGTGGTAGATGAGGAAGAAATCGGTGGAGGCTCCCGGACAATTCGGAGAAAGAGCATGGCCAAGGGCTCGGTTGAGAACGTATTGACCGTACTTCGCACCATGAATCTGGAGCCGGACCGTTATGATCTGCATGTGAATTTTCCGGGTGGCACACCTATTGATGGACCTTCGGCAGGGGTAGCGATGGCAGTTGCTATCGTGTCCGCCATTCGAGGACTTCCCGTGGATAATACAGTAGCGATCACAGGTGAGATAGGCATACATGGGCGTGTGAAGCCTGTTGGTGGTGTAATTGCGAAGGTGGAGGCTGCTTTTCAAGCTGGAGCTACTACAGTGCTTATTCCAAAAGAAAACTGGCAGTCACTATTCGCTGACCTCGCCCCACTACGCGTCATTCCTATGGAAACGGTGGAAGAAGTATTCCGTCATCTGTTTGGTGCCGATACAGCAGATGTAAGGCTTCCTGCAGTAGCTGGAGAGCTATTCTCAGCAGCTCCTTCACTCCTGAAGGCCGACGCTGCTAGCGAGTCTGCAAAGGGCTGA